The genomic DNA GATGCACTTGAATGGTAGGAATTTGACTGGAGCGAGGTGAAAACAACACATCACATTCGCCACGTAATAATTTGGCCAAGGAGCCAGTACCACGGGAAGAGATATCTAACACCATTTGCTTCATTTTAGCCGGTGTGCCCCAGTAGTGTTCGTTCCTGCGTAGGCGAATAAAATCATTGATACTGAATTTATCCAGATAAAAGGGGCCGGTACCCACAGGGTATTGATCAATACGCTGCTTTTGGTCGATGGCTTGCAGTTGCGCCGCGTATTCTGCTGAATGGATACTAGAATAAGTGGTTGAAAGGTTTGATAAAAAAGTATTGTCAGGCTGATAGAGTTCAAACAGCACCGTATGCTCATCCAATGCTTTGACATCTTTTAGTGTATGCGAGAAACCAATGGCATCAAACCAAGGGTAGTTGCCTCCTCCCACATAATGGAAGGGGTGTGTGCTATCAATAATACGCTTAAAGGTAAACACCACGTCTTGTGCATTTAAAGGACGTGTTGGAGTAAACCAGTGAGTGGTTTGAAAAGAAACATTTTGGCGTAAGGTTAATTGATAACGAGTTCCCGTTTTGTCCACACTCCAGTGGGTGGCGAGCATAGGCTCTAACTCCAGACTTTGGCTGGATAGGTGAACAAGCGTGTTGAATATTTGCGGACTTACTGCATCGGTGGCCAGATCATTGTCCACCAATTGTGGGTTAAAAGAACTGGGAGCCCCTTGACCACAAAAAATGAATCCGTCTTGTTTGATTTGATTGGATACCGCCACTTCGCCACAACCAGAGACAATTAAGGCGCAAAGACCTAATAATCCAAATTGTAACGTTTGCCAAATATTCGCCTTCCTATACATCAGGCACCATTGATTGCTCTTGAGAATGATCTGCATAATCTAACACTTATCTCGTATAAGCTCCATTAGGACTAAACCATTTTATATTTTCTAAGCATGCCTCTGAACTGGTGATAACTTAAACCCAGTAGCCCTGCGGCTTTCTTCTGGTTGTGCTGGGCGTGGTTTAATGCTTGATTCAGAAGAATAATGTCTTGTTCGTGCACCCATTTTTTATAATCCAGAGGTACAGATAACCTTTGTTTTTCAATATCTTTGTTCTTATTTTCGTTACTCTGTGACCCATGTTCAAGGAAGGAGGGTTGAAACGGGTTAAAAATAAGCGCTTTAATGGGGGCGTTGGGATCGGGATTGAGATAAATAGCGCGTTCTACCACATTCTTTAATTCTCTGACATTGCCTGGCCAAGGGTAGTTAAGGAGTAACTCCTGGCACTGTGCACTAAAGCCGGCAAACAAGGGTAAACCTAACTCTTGACACATTTTAAGGGCGAAATGCTCGGCCAGAAGAGGGATATCTTCTACGCGTTGTTGCAAATTGGGTAACAAGATCACATCAAAGGCTAAGCGGTCGAGGAGATCGGAACGAAATGTGCCTTGTGCCGCCAATTGGGGGAGATCGGCATTAGTAGCGCAGATGAGCCTGACATCAGAGCGAAGAATGCGTTGCCCACCTACGCGCTCATATTCACCATACTCAATGACGCGTAATAGTTTTTCTTGAACCGACAGTGGCGTGGTTGCCAATTCATCTAAAAAAAGTGTACCACTTTCAGCGCGCTCAAAACGACCTTGATGCTTTTTTGTTGCTCCAGAAAACGAGCCAATTTCATGACCAAACAACTCCGAATCCACCACCCCTTCACTTAATGCCGCACAATTGAGACTAATGAGCGGTTTATCCCATCGTTTTGATAAATAGTGCAGGCGCTGAGCAATTAACTCTTTACCTGTTCCTCGATCACCCACGATAAGTACCGGGCGATTGATAGGGGCAAGCTTGGATACTTTATCCAAAACAGCCACAAAACCACTAGATTGTCCGATCAGAGTTTGGCGCATAGTACCCCTGTTGGTATTTTTAACCTATTAGTGGTTAATTAATTACTATTCTGTGGGCTTGTCAAACTCGGCAAGGGAAAAACGGGGGGCTTATGGCGCAAGCTAGCTCAAAAAGTGCAGGTACATCAGGTTATAACTATTTGTTTTTATTGTAGTTATTATTTTTTGTTAGTAAAGTTGCCCTAAGGTTAAAATTAATGAGTTTCTTGGCATGTAAATTGGATTGATATTTGAAGATATCGCATTTGATGACATCACCGCGTAGGGGAGATCCGCGGTGGTTTGATCTCAAACAGCCCCGTTGTCATACCGTTAAGGAGCCAATTTATGGGAATATTTTCTCGTTTTGCCGACATAGTCAATTCAAACATCAATTCATTACTGGATAAAGCCGAAGATCCGGAAAAAATGATTCGTTTGATCATTCAAGAAATGGAAGACACCTTAGTAGAGGTGCGAACCAACTTTGCCAAAGCCTTAGCCCAACGAAAAGAGTTGCAGCGCAGCGTCTTAGAAGTAGAACAGCTGGTCACTGAGTGGCAGCAAAAAGTGTCGTTGGCATTACGTCGTGACAAAGAAGACCTTGCTCGCGCCGCCCTTATTGAAAAACAACGAGTACAAAAAATATTAAGCTCATTACATACCGAGCAAAATTTAGTGGAACAAAGCATTGGCAAACTTGCTGACGAAGTGAGTAAGTTAG from Vibrio rarus includes the following:
- a CDS encoding ABC transporter substrate-binding protein; its protein translation is MYRKANIWQTLQFGLLGLCALIVSGCGEVAVSNQIKQDGFIFCGQGAPSSFNPQLVDNDLATDAVSPQIFNTLVHLSSQSLELEPMLATHWSVDKTGTRYQLTLRQNVSFQTTHWFTPTRPLNAQDVVFTFKRIIDSTHPFHYVGGGNYPWFDAIGFSHTLKDVKALDEHTVLFELYQPDNTFLSNLSTTYSSIHSAEYAAQLQAIDQKQRIDQYPVGTGPFYLDKFSINDFIRLRRNEHYWGTPAKMKQMVLDISSRGTGSLAKLLRGECDVLFSPRSSQIPTIQVHPDLELQAYPSMNVSFIALRTLNPALNDSRVRKALNLAINRNAVIDSVYYGYGTPAYSLLPPESWAYQQSSSQVRYDRNYARALLREAGYGNGLKLSLWVSLEPTAYNPSPRKVAELIQANFADIGVTLSIHHDERLSRTTFQSIKEADMILTGWSADTSDPDNVFRPLLSCGVGRTADNIASWCNSDFDSLIDLAKETTQKRYRVNLYHQVQHLLDEEVPILPIAHGMQFRVKHRSLKGFNTNPFNKLSFENVERAQ
- the pspA gene encoding phage shock protein PspA, which gives rise to MGIFSRFADIVNSNINSLLDKAEDPEKMIRLIIQEMEDTLVEVRTNFAKALAQRKELQRSVLEVEQLVTEWQQKVSLALRRDKEDLARAALIEKQRVQKILSSLHTEQNLVEQSIGKLADEVSKLEGKINETRARQSALVMRKTTAKSRKDIQQQLHTGRTQETLAKFEQYQQKIDRLEAEADSYKVNSEAELEQQFAELQSDDEIEKELQTMKQSINKE
- the pspF gene encoding phage shock protein operon transcriptional activator; amino-acid sequence: MRQTLIGQSSGFVAVLDKVSKLAPINRPVLIVGDRGTGKELIAQRLHYLSKRWDKPLISLNCAALSEGVVDSELFGHEIGSFSGATKKHQGRFERAESGTLFLDELATTPLSVQEKLLRVIEYGEYERVGGQRILRSDVRLICATNADLPQLAAQGTFRSDLLDRLAFDVILLPNLQQRVEDIPLLAEHFALKMCQELGLPLFAGFSAQCQELLLNYPWPGNVRELKNVVERAIYLNPDPNAPIKALIFNPFQPSFLEHGSQSNENKNKDIEKQRLSVPLDYKKWVHEQDIILLNQALNHAQHNQKKAAGLLGLSYHQFRGMLRKYKMV